GACATAGTATATTGGTTTTTGGACCCCGTCATCATTCCGTATTAAGACAAGACTTACGGAGTAATTTGTGACGGCTAGATAAGCATATagcacttcttccttctctGGCGTTGATAGTATCGGCGGTCTAGATAGATATTGctttaaatcctcaaaagccAAATTGCATTCGTTAGACCACTGGAAATCTTTCCACCTGTGCAAAAGGTGATAAAATGGGCGGCACCTGTCTGCCGACCGCGAAATGAACCTGTTCAAGGCTGCAATCATGCCAGCTAACCTCTGCACCTCTTTCGGGCTCCGAGGGGGATGCAATCCTAAGACAGCCTTAATTTggtcaggattaacttcaattctccgatgagtaatcatgtaccccaaaaattttcccgAGCCCACTCCGAAAGAACACTTTGATGCATTCAAGCGTaacttatactttcttaacaccgagAAGGTCTCCTGCAAATCTGTCAGATGGTCTTCTGTCTTCTTACTTTTGATTACCATGTCATCGATATAAGCTTCCATGTTACGTCCCAACTGCGcatcgaacattctggtcaccattcgttgataagtggaccctgcattctttagaccaaagggcattactcgGTAATGGTAATTACCATTCGGGGCACGAAAAgccgtcttctcctgatcattcaGTGACAACGGGATTTGGTGATACCCTTGGAACgcatccaagaagctcattcgggggtgccccacagttgcatccaccaattggtcaattctaggaatagggaaaggatccttgggacatgccCTATTCAGATCTGTAAAGTCAATACagactctccatttcccattcttcttttttactacgacAGTATTGGCCAGCCATTCAGGATAGAAGATCTCCTTGATCGCACCGGCTTGCTTTAGCTTCCCAACCTCCTCTTTAACTGCCTCGGCGTGCTCTTGAGATGCTCGCCGAGGAGGTTGCTGTCTAGGCGTCGCATGAGGGTTAACATTCAAATGGTGGCAGATAACCTCTGGATTAATTCCTGGCACATCATaagtcgtccatgcaaaaacatcaatgttatctCGCAGGAATTGAATCAACTCTTCTCTTTCCCGTGTCGGCAGCTTGGATCCGACTTGAAAATACTTCTCTTTATCTTCCCCAATAATTACCTTGGTTAGCTTCTCGGCAGACCCTTCATCTTCAACTGGGCCGACTTCCTGAGCAAcctcctttaattgctatgatgtTTCAGGAACTTCCCCTTCCAACGGACCTCGGCCCGTACGAATAGTGGCAGACATTAGACATTGCCTAGCCACCGTTTGACTGCCATGTAACACCCCCACGCTTCCCCCTGTAGGGTACTTCACCATCACATGTAAAGTTGATGAAACTGCCTCCATTGCATGCAACCACGGTCTGGCCaaaatggccgtgtatggagaatatgccataacaactatgaagtttACCTGTACCTCAGAACCTTCCACCTGCACGGGCAGCTTAATCATTCCTCGTGGGATCACCTGGTTTCCATCAAAACCGACCAAGGGATGGTCGTATTTTTCCAAGTCCTCTTCTTTCAACTTTAATCCATTGAATAGGTCCGGATACATAATCTcggcaccacttccatcatccaccaagactcgTCTTACATCATATCCCCCGATACGAACTGTGACGACCAAGGCATCGTCGTGGGGTTGAAACGTTCCCTCTTTATCCTTATCAGAAAAACCCAAAGTAAGCGTCACCGAGGATCTGagtcttttatttgtttgatgatTCTCTTCCACGTCCTCAGTCCCACACTTGTTTTGAACGGACATGATCCGAGAAGGGTTCCCAAAGTCTCCTCTCGGCTGGGTCAAGATGACGTTAATAGTGCCTAAAGATGGTTGAGGGGCCTGACCCCAAAATTTCCGAGTATCTAGTTGTTCCTGGTTCCCATTCGGCTTTGCCAATAAGTGGTTGATCTTCCCGGCCCTAATCAATTGATTTAAATGGTCGCGCAACGTCCTGCACTTCTCCGTGGTATGCCCCTTATCCTGATGGTAATGGCAGTGGAGGTTTTGGTTCCTCAAGGATGCGTCGCCACTCATTTTGTTTGGTGGCCTAAAGTATGGCTCATGCCGAATTTTCTCCAAGATGTGATGCACAGGCTCCTTAAACAGTGAGTTAACTAGAGGAGGCTCGGCGGTCCTCGGATGGCTTGTAAAGTCTCGTTTGGGCCGAATACCTTGAAACCCCCCTTCCCGAAGATCCTTCCTCTCTAGATACCCTTTCACTTTGCCTTTGCTTTGCATCTGATCCTCCTCTACccgtttatatttatctatccgGTCCATAAGCTGACGCATATCTATCGcggccttcattgtcaaagacttccttaacccatgctccgtgggaagacccaccttgaaagttctcACGGCTACACTCTCCACatccccatcaatttcattatacgtttcccagtatcggtcagaataggttttgagtgtttcacCGTCCCTCATGGACATAGACAGTAGAGCAtccaaaggttttggaatccttgtacaagttatgaaccttgatccaaatgccctagtcaattCCTCAAAAGACCTCAGGGAACCTTctgccaaagcatcaaaccacctcatagccacgggccccaaactggagggaaaaACTCTACACATCAATGCCTCATTATTCGAATAAACGGCCATCTTCTGACTAAAATGACTAACGTGCTCCACAGGGTCAGTCCTCCCATTATACACAGTAAAGATGGGTTGGGAAAACCTACGAGGTAGCTTTGCCCTGTTTATCCTTGCCACAAAAGGGGATTTGGCAATTTGTCTCagggctttacccattgcatcactcCCGTCCTCGCGATATATTCCATCAGTATCGGGCATCTTCGTCACTTTCAGCTGCTTTGCCCTAACGCCCGAAGACACACTAGCACGGGTCATACTTTGAGTAGGCTCAAACATTGGGGGATGAATTCCTCCTGGGTTCGCTTCCGAActatcactggaagagctagcattaTCCTTACGTCTTCGCTTCTTACTATCCACACGCTTGCGTAAGTACGCTATCTCAGATTGCATCTGTCGCAACACATCGTCGCGAGACATATGCCCCTCAGTTAACGATCGTTGCTCAGTCCTATGATCGCCATCAtatgccttcaccacccccgAAGTATGCCCTTTCCCCTTATCACGCTGGAGACTTACAGCTACGTCCCTGCTTCGTGAGCTTACTGATTCTTCCCCTTCCAAATACACCTCCGCCATACACTTCTAAATGGAATATGCTACGCtgttgttgttcccacagacggcgccaattgtaaggaccaaaagctcATAAAATCAACTTCTGAACGTTCCTGTTGCTCTATTCACTTAagagtcctcatacaatacatttggtagagagagttcaacaacaaaaagccccTTACTCGTAAtctcttgattcctatttatactattctctattttcatcgtagccttacaccttgcaatctgcggtccttctcccgtgacacttgtccgtcggcaatggaacaagattccacTTTACATcccgcactgttcaggtcatgtccacattaatgcgacggatagaggagatgcttgctaattaatgcggccagaatggttgttgccaagcatttaatgcaaccttgcaaccttccaaatcagcctattacaaccagatatttgtaacatgcccCTTATTTAGTTATCGTccacgccacctcatcttcgggcacacctggagagacctcatctttcattctaaatgttggccttcctttcttcgggtcctcgggctcttaggtcctcgggtcctcacatatatatatttgtgtatgtgtgttttttttttcctttatttaattataaatcatACCAATATTATTAGGATTGGAATATCCATCTCCAATTAGATAATTGGAGAGAAGCTTTGTCTGTTCTTAGCTAATtgatttttaaggttttttgtTGCAGCCTTAACTTAAGAAATGCTGTTTCTATTTTCTGAGACTGCGCAGTTTGCATCGAATGTTGATATGAAACTTTTGCAAAGAAAAGACAGAAAAAAAAGTACGTACCAAGAGTTGGGAGATGAATTATATACATCTTGAAAATTTGTGGTTTAGCACTTTGGCTAGCCTTGCACGCTATGCATTGGACATAGCACGTGCTCAAAAATAAGACAATAGAACAAATGGACAATAATGCATATATTGTACATGCAcaacttaaaagttaaaacccttataaaatttatataacatgattgtatttgtatttCATTGCTACTTGAAAAGGACTAGGCTTAGGGTTCTCTATTTCCACAATTCACATGCAATATAGTACTTATAATAATCAATAACCCCCGTGAGTCCGTACTTTATCATAGCTCAGAGGCCCCGATCATGAAAAccaaccaacattttttttttttgaagaagacCAACCAACATTCAATTAAACTATTTACCTATTGTTAATGAGCGACGCTAATGATTGTTAAGAATTTTATAGTTCAATTAacactttcaacaaaaatacttgaggttaatttatatataaaaaaaatgactaacaACACAACCTTTATAACAATATTTATGATAAGTCTGCTCTAATGAATTTTACAAAATCAAGTGTCATAAAtcacagaaaaacaaaaatattaaagaagttacaaattttactaagtATAGTTTACAAATAGTTATGACAGACAATATAGATTgatgaattttaacaaaatactaataattgAATGTTTGAATCACTTTTTATGATTGGTAATatattagtttgtaaaaattatgtagtaaaatttgtagtccTTAATATCACTCCTCCTAAATGAGAAGTGCAACGTCTGCagcaatttcaaaataaatcctaaatgataagttattattaattttaattttaacccATTATTAAAACACTTTCTTTTCCACTAATAATAGCAAATAATAAAcctatcacttaaaatttattgtgaaaacgtgatgaaaatattgtaaacatagtAATGATAGCATTTCTCCTCCTGAATTATTACGTTGTTGAAATCTATTAATAGCAACATTGCTACATTagttcagcaattttttttttttttacaaagtttataaattttatatagtaaaaattataattgttttagtatatttttaaaatttatagtatgcCAGTAGGCCACCCAAAAGTATGTATTTTTACTTTGTTCATACATGTGGTGTGGGTTGGTGTACTTGACTGGAGGCTGACATAAACACATACAAAAGCATTTGTTATTTCTTGTCCCTGACACAGGACACAATTgatggaccaagaaacaagaaaaaagttaatggttatctttctttctttgttgtttttcgTACGGTCAAAACTTTTTGCATCCTTGGCGATCTCGACAATATAATTGGGAAAAATGAGACAAAgtgtttaattatattaaaaaaaagagaaataaattaGTAGGGAATggaattatgaatttaaaaagggatttaaaGCAATTCAAATATCATTCAACGAGGAAGTCTAGTTTCAAGCTACCTTGGATAAAGGATCTTCTATGGCTTGTAAATGTTAACGTGTTTGTTTGCAATGATTGAATGTTGAGTGAAAATTAAGTATGAAAAAGAGAATACATAAAAGTTGATGTGGTGTGATTTGATGGTTTATGTTTAGGGTAAAAAAGCTTTTGAACGGCTACATATTGATATTAAACATTTGTATTACAGATTTACAGCAAACTTAATTAATATAGAGTTTATATACTAGTAAATATTTGACTAACCTTGTATTAGTCATAGACTAATATAATGTTAAGTTGTTTATTTTTACAAGTATATGAACTTACAATCGATTTGGGTTATTTGATTGAGCCATAATATATTCAACATCCCCTTCAAATTAAAGGTAAAAACTTGAGTTTTGAATGTCTTGAACGTATAGCTTAGTGTGACACCTATATTGCTTAATTGACACGGCAAAACTGCATCATTGCCGTGACATTGACGATGAAGTTGACATCTTTTTAAAGCCATTTTAGGATGACTTTAGTCTTATAGATTTGGTTAGTAACTAATATTAGAGATGGCTCCTCACCAAGGGGAGGtgattagttcaaattttttccTCTTGAAATGACAACTTAATTAGAAGAGAAAAGTTAACGGATGCTTTAAAGACATtggtttaaaatatatttttagaaattttttataaaaaaatataattaatttttgacgacttttatatttttataaaaattatatcaaattttttctaaaatgatttatAAACCTGTTAGTAGACCCTAACTAGAATACTTATATGGGATTCATACAAATTAGTATGTAATATGTATAGAGAATTGACACACACAAGAGCtactcccaaaaaaagaagggatAGAGAAACTGAGAAAGTATGATTGAGTGGTCATGAATTACAAGGTTCAATTCATTGTATTTCGTAGGAGAGAAAACAAAGACATGAGGGTGATTAGATTAAAGGAAATGAGGGTTTGTTTGCTAGTgtggtttaaacaacaatttttgttatttaaacaatataacaCGTATTTTTAGACTATttcttttatacatatttttacaacatttaaataatattagtaaAATAACATTATCAAACAATCTTGAGTTTTTTGAAGGACTCTTAATGTTCAGTTGTTTACCATTGATTGTGATCCCCGTTAATCAATTGGTTTACACGCTATGGGCATGCATCTCTTTCAATTCTTTTGTCAGTTTCTTCCTGTTACTAATTATCGTGCCACAATAATGGTCCACCGTATTAAGTAATTAGGGTCATTGAACGGCCAATATGTTAGACTTCGAGGTTCTATTTGCTGTCATTTGCTGTCATTTCACTGCTACTGAACAGTAAAGTATTAGTATGTCTAGACTCTAGAGACAACTTTTATTCATAGCTGCTAAGGTGGTAATTAGTTAGTGACTCATTGTGAGCTTATATGAAAATCAATACTTGTAAGTCATCATTTATGAAGAatgtttttggaaaaaatttgtattaatatAGGCAACCTTGCAGCTCAATGGCATCACTTACTGTCCTTTATTAGGAGAACTAAGATTCAAAACCCCACTCTTCCATGGCTGtaactatcaaaatattaagaaattaattaaataaagtaTAGGCAGAACTTAATCCAAATTCCAATCCGGCCAACTTAATGAACTATATCAACTTGTTTTGAAGGACAATTTTTTAACACATAATAAATCTTGCTTTAAGTTAAAAATTACTACAATGTTAACTCCTCCCCATTTCTACAGATAACACAGACAACAGAAAATGTTAATATAGCTTCCAAGTtcttaagagaaaaaataaaataaaaactacaatgTTATTGGCAAACTAATTTCATGATAGGATTCTGTGACAAGGCAGAATGGGCAGAAAAGGCCAGCACATATGACTGATTCTGTGAGAATCATCTTGTATAGAAGCTTGTCGTCTCTGATGCTTGATAGAagaatttgttgtttttgtaaCACCATGTGACCATGCTCCTCCCATGTAAAACACAATGGGTAAATGTGACAGCTATAAAGTATACAGCATTCACTTCTTTTCATTATCACGCTGCAAAGAAACAGTAAAGAAGTTTGTTTCATATTCataatttagagaaaattacTCCAGAACCAGCAGCCAATAAATATATtggttaaaaaaatcataaatgtatAGGACTGACTTGATAACTTTAAATTCTGAATCAATTTCTCCACCATAATTCTCTGCTGCACCCCACTCAACGATTCAGAGTTCATAATTGCATTAGCAACAACTATGACTGTAGATGGAGAGGAGGCATTGACCTACAATTCAATAAGATATTATAAGAATAGTTCCAAGATAGCTCAGTGATAGTGGTACCATCTGTGGTGTTCGATGTCTGGTTTGAAAATTAGTTTCTCTCCACAATAATTGGAGGTAAGACTGTCCACCACCTCTCTCAAACCCCCACAGAAGTGAGAGTTTTATGCACTAAGTACATActttattataagaataatatTAGGAAGTGTCTTTAATAAAGGCTATTAGTTTTCAGGCAACAAGGTTGCAATATAAAACAGTTcagaaaaattacattttaaacctTATATTTTATgggtgtaacaaattaaaccttaaCCCATTTAAGTGTGTAACGACATTGTGTTTGGGGTTTTAATATAGGGTGAGGCTTTAATTTATCACCATTTCAAACCTtggggtttaatttgttacacccACGAACCTATAAGGTTTAAAATGTAAGTGTTCCAAACAGTGTTTGTGTGGTCCTTAAAGGGGCCTCAGGCCCATATCAAGAGAAGGTCATAATCTCATGgactaaaaaaattggaaacagGTGACTGTCTGACCCAACTACAAATAGGAGGGCCTCAAGAAAAGGATGCATACCCAAACACGGCCATTTAAGCCAACTGCTGTCTCAAAGGAAAGCTTCTTCCCCAAAGCATCGAGAACTGGACATGTTGGTGAGCTCAGGAGCCTAGAGACAAGACAAGAGATGTATCAATGTATGATTATAGCATAGAGAAAATATCAAGCTTTATAATTAGCTATACAGTGGGGAGCATAAGTAATGTTTACCCATCAAAAGGCGGGGGGAAAAAGTGCTATATAGTCACCATGAATTCAGGCACATATCTAGATATTAAAAAGATCTGTCAAACATCAAATATGAATTAAAGGGGAAGAAAAGTTCTCACATTCTTGACAGACCAGTTGAAGATTCAAACATGTAGCCATCTTTAAGTTGGCCAAATTCTGCTGCCTTCCCACTGGCtgtaaaatgcaaaacaagGTAATGAAAGGGTCAAGAGATGGCCCAAAATATCAAATCAACAAGGAACCTTGGAAACTAATAAAAGTCAGAAACATGACATATATATGGGGGTACATCAAacacaataaatatataaatagaaacCAACCATCAGTGCATGACAACTCAGGATTCATGCCAGGGTTTGCCTTCACGACCCGAACATAGAGCAAAGTACCTATCTGCAGCACAACACAttaacaagaagaaaaatattgCAGAAGCAAACATATAATTGATACAAGTCAATCATCATTTTCCACTTTGCATAAATCAAGAGACAGAAATATTAGAGTAGAAACTGTCAATGATTTCAAAAATTCAATCAcctttcttaattaatttttttttcaatgagtATGAGGCTGTTTGGTACCTActtttaaacaacagttttcagtgtttggtactGGATTTAATATTCACACTTAATCATCAAAACTGGTTTCCTAGTTCTCATGTCAACTTGGATCATCCTGGTTTACACACAGGTACAGTGGGTGACCTTATTGACCACAATTCCAAATCATGGAAAGCTGATTTGGTTCGAACCTTATACCCTTTTCCTTTGAGCAAACAAATTCTTCAGGTTCCCTAACCCAAAACTCATGATGTGCAAGACAAGTTGCTTTGGAAGTTTTCAAATGAGGGCAATGGTAATTACAAAGTCAAAAGAGCTTATGAGATTATTATGCAGGATTCCCACTCTTCTTGGAATACACATGGCCAGAAAAGTGTGTGGAATCTGATTTGGGGAGTCAAAGTACCattgaaaatcaataaatttgtttGGAAACTCATCCAGGACAGATTGCCTACCCTTCATAATCTGAGCAACAGAGGCATCCCAACCCAAACATCCTGCCCCTTGAGCAATTCTGATGTTGAATCCTCAACTCACCTCTTTCTCCTCTGCCCTTTCACTAGAGCTTGTTGGCATGGATCCACCTTGGCTGTTTATTCCACTGACTTTAGTAGTTCAAGTGTCCAGCAATGGCTTACCTCACTTCTCATCAAGTTTAAATCCAGGGAGACATCTTCAATGGCTTACTTACAAGCCATTTTTACAACTCTTTGGCATATCTGGTTACACAGGAACAGGGTGTTCTATGATGGTTTACATCCTAATCCTATGAATGTGATTTTAATATCTCAATCTATGGCTTGCAGGTACAAAGAGGCTTTCCTTAATCAACCAAGCCACACCAGTCAGCCAAGCAGGCCCCAACCACTCCAGTCAGTCAACCAACTCTCAGGGCAGTGGCAGCTGATTGTAAAACTTGCTGGAGCTAGGAGCAGGAAGCTTAACAGATGGTCTTCTGCTTATGAAGCTATTACTAGGTAGGGAGATAGCTTGTTTTATGGTGTAAATAGCAGTGTAGCAGGAACAACATGTGGGGCAATGCTGGATGCTATGGTAGAAGCTGCTATCAAGGCTAAGAATCATGGTTTCCAGTGTATTTTGTCTCTAGGAGCTAGCAGGCATTTAGTCCAACTAATTCAGCACAGGAAGACCTCAGACTGTCTTCAACAGATCAGACTAGCTGATTTAGATTTTTTGAACCAAAATGGACTTTGCTGTGATTTATTCTTAGTGCCTCATCTGGTTGTTAAATCTGTTTGGTCAGTTGCTAAACTGGCATGTCAAATGCCGTTGAACTGTTGCTGGTTTAATCCAGCTGTCGTGTAAACGTTTGTAGGCTTATCTCCCTTTatggtatcaaaaaaaaaaaaacaacaataacacttTTGACACctatttttataacacttaaaacacgtattttcacaacactgaCAACAATACTTAAACACTACTACCAAACAgacctatattttttaatccaaaacaAAGTACTGACTACGGTGTACAGCTCTCAGAGCAGTCAGACAAGGAAAGAAACTGTTCATGCTATTAACTCATTGCCAAATACAATCCAGAAACAAAAGTGTAGCTTTTTcctttaattacaaaattaagaaGATTAACTTCTTTTTAGACGGAACCAGAATAGTGTGGAAAGAAATGCATCTAGCAAGTATAAGAATGTAGAAGTCATATCTAGTTTACAGCTTCAACGATCTTATCTGTTGGAAAAAGGATTCTCTGAAGTCAAAAGGGCAATAACCCAAGAAGTTGAACCATGTTACCAATAGTCAGGAGATGTGTAAAACCATTTCTAAAATATCTCCACAGAGTTGAAGATGTTTGTGCTTTTAACTAGTTCAACAAGATCCATGACATCATCCATATATTGCAGGCAAGCCACCGGCAGCAAAATGAAGATCAACTACTCTTTTTTCCTTGGATTGGTAAGTAACATATACACCCAGTGAGTCTTTAACTCACAACCTCAACCCCCCTTCCCATCCTTATGGGGAGAGGAAGTACCATTTGAGCTAAAGCTCATTGGCAGCAAAATCAAGACCACTGTTCAGGTTGCCTTCAGTGGTATGAATGAGAAATACtggttttctttctcttattttttaacaGAAAGACCTCGAGGAAGCAACTTTGAGTTTAGAACACCTCTCAGCCTTCTCTCCCTATGTGTTACaacctaaagaaaaataatataagatgCAGGAAAACACAACGAATTGACTTCCCAGGAAATATGCATACGATGATGCATGGGTACATGATGTATCCATAGTTAAACTAAAGAATGAACAACCTTGTCTTTGCAATTAACATATAAGCATGACCTTGTACACACCTCAAACTTTGGTATGTTTCTTCTAGTTCCTCCTTCAAATGCAAGCACAGGCAAAAATGCCAATCCAGGTCCTTTTATGTCCACAAGAAAGTTCTGCAAATGATGGACAAAAGATCATACAAAGTTATTCTAAAGttcataaaaacacataaaacttTTTGACAATGGGTACTTTTAAGTCCAAGAAAGGTATTATAAAGAAATTCAATCTACCAGTAATTTACAAAAAACCAGTAATTCACTTGGAAGCATACTTCCAAACTGTGGCCAACCCTAGCTAATAGGATCCATACCCGACCACAAATTTTAGGGACTAAGGCGTTGTTGTttttgtgtctatatatatatattcattctaaaatttagatccATCCAAATTTCACGTCAACAATATATATCATCATCAAGGTTGCAATGTCTAACTTGCAGGCTTGCAGCACAcgcaaacacaatttttattttttatttttcaaaaaacatacATAGATTCATAGGTAGACAGACACTACAAGTAGCTTTTTTAAGTCCTCAGAGAGGGAATTCAATCTCTACAGTGAtaagggtggtaggctcatGTTACTAAAAagtactctctcaagtctcccaacatactttttatctctttttactaTTCCTGAAGCTGTGGCTGCTAGATTGGAAAGTATTCAGAAGAATTTTTTGTGGGGGTCTTCTGAGGGGAGTTTCAAGTATCCATTGGTGGcttgggataaggtgtgtttACCCATTGAGATGGGCGGTTTGGGGATAAGAAGTGTGATGTCATTTAACCAAGCTTTATTAGGGAAATGACTGTGGAGATTTGGTCATGAAGTTACCCATATCTAGCGGAGAGTTAGCTCCACAAAATATGGTgagggtcaaggggggtggAGCACTAAAGTCTGTAGGAGGTCTCATGGGTGTggcctttggagaagcattaatgAAGAGTGGGAGAGCTTTTCTAAGCATCTGTCTTTTGTAGTGGGTGAAGGCACTCGTATCCGCttttggcatgataggtggattggtgATAATACTCTAAAAGATCTCTATCCTGAGCTCTATGTGTGTTCAACGGTCAAGGATGCTTGCATCTCTGAGGTTTTGTGGATTCCAGAAGGGGGTACTGTTAGAGTGTTgaatttaaggtt
This genomic stretch from Castanea sativa cultivar Marrone di Chiusa Pesio chromosome 1, ASM4071231v1 harbors:
- the LOC142636852 gene encoding uncharacterized protein LOC142636852, with protein sequence MAEVYLEGEESVSSRSRDVAVSLQRDKGKGHTSGVVKAYDGDHRTEQRSLTEGHMSRDDVLRQMQSEIAYLRKRVDSKKRRRKDNASSSSDSSEANPGGIHPPMFEPTQSMTRASVSSGVRAKQLKVTKMPDTDGIYREDGSDAMGKALRQIAKSPFVARINRAKLPRRFSQPIFTVYNGRTDPVEHAAIDMRQLMDRIDKYKRVEEDQMQSKGKVKGYLERKDLREGGFQGIRPKRDFTSHPRTAEPPLVNSLFKEPVHHILEKIRHEPYFRPPNKMSGDASLRNQNLHCHYHQDKGHTTEKCRTLRDHLNQLIRAGKINHLLAKPNGNQEQLDTRKFWGQAPQPSLGTINVILTQPRGDFGNPSRIMSVQNKCGTEDVEENHQTNKRLRSSVTLTLGFSDKDKEGTFQPHDDALVVTVRIGGYDVRRVLVDDGSGAEIMYPDLFNGLKLKEEDLEKYDHPLVGFDGNQVIPRGMIKLPVQVEGSEVQVNFIVVMAYSPYTAILARPWLHAMEAVSSTLHVMVKYPTGGSVGVLHGSQTEVGPVEDEGSAEKLTKVIIGEDKEKYFQVGSKLPTREREELIQFLRDNIDVFAWTTYDVPGINPEVICHHLNVNPHATPRQQPPRRASQEHAEAVKEEVGKLKQAGAIKEIFYPEWLANTVVVKKKNGKWRVFNPDQIKAVLGLHPPRSPKEVQRLAGMIAALNRFISRSADRCRPFYHLLHRWKDFQWSNECNLAFEDLKQYLSRPPILSTPEKEEVLYAYLAVTNYSLPLQAITRKSDYTGRVAKWGTKLGAYDIKYMPRTAIKGQILADFVAEFTDGQAYPEDAVMSIMSIGTENITPWEVYTDGASNQKGAGVGVVLISPEKLVIEKSLRLGFPATNNEAEYEALLVGSQMVKHLGGKVVRVFCDSRLVVGQVNGEFEAKDERMKSYLKRVQAVLGLFDSFKVQQVPRGHNSHADSLAMLATSLGSKLPRMVMVEDLLSSSLTSIPAVRVHSIHVGPSWMDPIIAFLQHGILPEDRKMAETIRRSAPCYWLSEEKKLYRRSYAGPYLLCVHPEAVEPLLEELHEVFRRYCAEMGIRNGYSTPYYPQGNGQAEATNKVILAGLKKRLDDAKGGWVEELPHVLWAYRTTPRRSTGETPFSMTYGMEAIIPLESGFPTLKSDQYDEASNHDLMNDCLNTIEESREIANVKMGNYQQKLKQTYDKGVRTRPLVPGDLVLRKVVGVAKNPAWGKLGPNWEGPYRITSMAGIGAYRLEDLDGRVIPRPWNHIEPRTFRFKRQRRSSGGIMVLRSNCSWFLKSQV
- the LOC142632586 gene encoding uncharacterized protein LOC142632586 yields the protein MENKPTSSPTSFVDQSVVPGDVVLDLSNMTNQTLKLGGGLRQDCDAISVMKAGKLRFSNPNKYWVESSQKRYVPHAGDSVLGIVVDSKADNFLVDIKGPGLAFLPVLAFEGGTRRNIPKFEIGTLLYVRVVKANPGMNPELSCTDASGKAAEFGQLKDGYMFESSTGLSRMLLSSPTCPVLDALGKKLSFETAVGLNGRVWVNASSPSTVIVVANAIMNSESLSGVQQRIMVEKLIQNLKLST